A stretch of Microbulbifer sp. SAOS-129_SWC DNA encodes these proteins:
- a CDS encoding PA4780 family RIO1-like protein kinase, whose protein sequence is MKVPKRLQPLVDDGLVDEVMAQLMSGKEAQVYVVRCGDSLRCAKVFKEAKQRSFKQAVQYQEGRKMRNSRRARAMSKKTRYGQKEQEQAWLSAEVDALYRLASAGVRVPKPYGFVDGVLLMELVADDEGYAAPRLDDVTLSAEQARDYHGQVMADVVRMLCAGLVHGDLSEFNVLLDPQGPVIIDLPQAVDAAGNNHAARMLQRDVDNMRAYFGRFAPELLATDYGSEIWALYEAGDLHPDSTLTGVFEQDTASVDVADLMEVIDDVRAEEAERLAPVWDGE, encoded by the coding sequence ATGAAAGTACCCAAGAGATTACAACCGCTGGTCGACGATGGCCTGGTCGACGAGGTCATGGCCCAGCTGATGAGCGGCAAGGAAGCGCAGGTGTATGTGGTGCGCTGTGGCGACAGCCTGCGCTGTGCCAAGGTGTTCAAGGAGGCCAAACAGCGCAGCTTCAAGCAGGCGGTGCAGTACCAGGAAGGCCGCAAGATGCGCAACAGCCGCCGCGCGCGGGCCATGTCGAAGAAGACCCGCTACGGCCAGAAGGAGCAGGAGCAGGCCTGGCTGAGTGCCGAGGTCGATGCGCTGTACCGGCTGGCGTCGGCCGGCGTGCGCGTCCCCAAGCCATACGGCTTTGTCGACGGTGTGCTGCTGATGGAGCTGGTGGCCGACGACGAGGGCTACGCGGCCCCGCGCCTGGACGACGTCACGCTGAGCGCGGAGCAGGCCCGCGATTACCACGGCCAGGTGATGGCCGACGTGGTGCGCATGCTGTGCGCGGGCCTGGTGCACGGCGACCTGTCCGAGTTCAACGTGCTGCTGGACCCCCAGGGCCCGGTGATCATCGATTTGCCCCAGGCGGTGGACGCGGCCGGCAACAACCACGCGGCCAGGATGCTGCAGCGCGATGTCGACAATATGCGCGCCTATTTCGGCCGCTTCGCCCCGGAACTGCTGGCCACCGATTACGGCAGCGAGATCTGGGCGCTGTATGAGGCGGGCGATTTGCACCCGGACAGCACCCTCACCGGGGTGTTCGAGCAGGACACCGCCAGCGTCGATGTCGCGGACCTGATGGAAGTCATCGATGACGTGCGCGCAGAGGAGGCCGAGCGCCTGGCGCCGGTCTGGGATGGGGAGTAG
- a CDS encoding M14 family metallocarboxypeptidase, which produces MSTAPASYPIGTPDTPWGDAERAEWLSRQTRQRSYEAEVLSAIEPLRPRFDVEEYGRLEYGSESFPLLAIRSRDWRDDLPVVLVTGGVHGYETSGVHGALQFVDQHGLEYAGRVNLLVAPCVSPWGYERIHRWNPDAIDPNRSFREDSPAGESAALMRLVAPIRDIALLHIDLHETTDTDETEFRPALAARDGKPFTPGGIPDGFYLVDDSEHPQPEFQQAVIAAVEKVTHIAPADDNNEIIGSPVVAPGVIQYPLKQLGLCASITNAPYKTTTEVYPDSPRATPEQCNTAQAVAVCAAIDYALAHR; this is translated from the coding sequence ATGAGCACCGCCCCAGCATCCTACCCAATCGGTACCCCCGACACCCCCTGGGGCGACGCGGAGCGCGCCGAGTGGCTGTCGCGCCAGACCCGCCAGCGCAGTTACGAGGCGGAGGTGCTGAGTGCCATCGAGCCCCTGCGCCCGCGCTTCGACGTTGAGGAGTACGGCCGCCTGGAATACGGTTCTGAAAGCTTCCCGCTGCTGGCGATCCGCAGCCGCGACTGGCGGGACGATCTGCCGGTGGTGCTGGTGACGGGCGGGGTGCACGGCTACGAGACCAGCGGCGTACACGGTGCGCTGCAGTTCGTCGATCAGCACGGGTTGGAGTACGCCGGTCGTGTCAACCTGCTGGTGGCGCCCTGTGTCAGCCCCTGGGGCTACGAGCGCATCCATCGCTGGAACCCGGATGCCATCGACCCGAACCGCTCCTTCCGCGAAGACAGCCCGGCCGGGGAATCGGCGGCGCTGATGCGGCTGGTGGCGCCGATCCGCGACATCGCGCTGCTGCATATCGACCTGCACGAGACCACCGATACTGACGAAACCGAGTTCCGCCCCGCGCTGGCGGCCCGCGACGGCAAGCCGTTCACACCGGGCGGCATTCCCGATGGCTTCTATCTGGTGGACGACAGCGAGCACCCGCAGCCGGAATTCCAGCAGGCGGTGATCGCGGCGGTGGAGAAGGTGACCCATATCGCCCCGGCGGACGACAACAACGAGATCATCGGCTCGCCGGTGGTCGCGCCCGGCGTGATACAGTACCCGCTCAAGCAGCTGGGCCTGTGCGCCAGCATCACCAACGCCCCCTACAAGACCACCACCGAGGTCTACCCCGACAGCCCCCGCGCCACGCCGGAGCAGTGCAATACCGCGCAGGCCGTCGCGGTGTGTGCGGCGATCGACTACGCGCTGGCGCACCGCTGA
- the cynS gene encoding cyanase, which translates to MIQSQATQSVRQALTEVILMAKARKDLSYAQITEGTGLSEAFVTAALLGQHPLPASAAQVVGEKLGLDADSIALLQTVPVRGCMERGVPTDPTIYRFYEVFQVYGTTLKALVHEKFGDGIISAINFKLDIKKVEDPEGGSRAVITLDGKYLPTKPF; encoded by the coding sequence ATGATCCAGTCACAAGCCACCCAGAGCGTTCGCCAGGCCCTGACCGAAGTCATCCTCATGGCCAAGGCCCGCAAAGACCTGTCGTATGCCCAGATCACTGAGGGCACCGGCCTGTCCGAAGCCTTCGTCACCGCCGCGCTGCTGGGCCAGCATCCGCTGCCCGCCAGCGCAGCCCAGGTGGTCGGTGAAAAGCTCGGCCTTGACGCCGATAGCATTGCCCTGCTGCAAACCGTACCGGTGCGCGGCTGCATGGAGCGCGGTGTGCCGACCGACCCTACGATCTATCGCTTCTACGAGGTTTTCCAGGTCTACGGCACCACGCTGAAAGCACTGGTACACGAGAAATTCGGAGACGGCATCATCAGCGCCATCAACTTCAAGCTGGACATCAAGAAGGTCGAAGATCCTGAAGGCGGTTCCCGCGCGGTGATTACGCTGGATGGCAAGTACCTGCCGACCAAACCTTTCTAA
- a CDS encoding MlaD family protein has translation MTISITNRARLAFAILVVLLLVATAIWYYRTSGRFTTYQILTDDPVSGLIAGAPVEFHGVDVGRVTRVELTGPRSIRILLDVNKDAPVSRATVATVTSRGLATRGFTGYVYILLDNTGTEQGPLTAAPGARYAQIPSAPSRSVSLDTAISQVNKNVQVLTELVRSILDDKTIASFRHTVGNLQQVSHMLAENQQRLSAIIANTEQASGRLGPLLDRGSDTMQALQQVSHMLTTNQQEFHSIITNTAQASDRLVPLLDSSSDTINAMQLQVLPEAYRTMAELNKLTNSMNHFTDKINRDPSILVRGSAAPPLGPGETK, from the coding sequence ATGACGATCAGCATAACGAACCGCGCAAGATTGGCATTTGCGATCCTGGTGGTTCTACTCTTAGTGGCAACAGCAATCTGGTACTACCGGACATCCGGCCGCTTCACGACCTACCAGATTCTCACCGACGATCCCGTGTCCGGGCTGATTGCCGGTGCCCCGGTCGAATTTCATGGGGTGGATGTAGGGAGGGTAACCCGGGTGGAGCTCACCGGCCCCCGCTCCATCCGCATTCTGCTGGATGTCAATAAAGACGCGCCCGTCAGCCGTGCCACCGTTGCCACCGTCACGTCGCGCGGACTCGCCACCCGCGGGTTCACCGGCTATGTCTACATCCTGCTCGACAACACCGGTACCGAGCAGGGCCCACTCACCGCCGCCCCCGGCGCGCGCTACGCGCAGATACCCAGCGCGCCCTCGCGCTCGGTAAGCCTGGACACCGCTATCAGCCAGGTGAACAAGAACGTGCAGGTGCTGACGGAATTGGTGCGCAGCATCCTCGATGACAAAACGATTGCGTCCTTCCGGCATACGGTGGGCAACCTGCAGCAGGTCAGCCATATGCTGGCCGAGAACCAGCAGCGGCTCAGCGCAATCATCGCCAACACCGAGCAGGCCAGTGGCCGGCTCGGGCCGCTACTGGATAGGGGCAGCGACACCATGCAAGCGCTGCAACAGGTCAGCCACATGCTCACCACCAACCAGCAGGAATTCCATTCGATCATCACCAACACCGCGCAGGCGAGCGACCGCCTGGTACCACTGCTGGATTCAAGCAGTGATACCATCAACGCCATGCAGCTCCAGGTCCTGCCGGAAGCCTATCGGACCATGGCCGAACTGAACAAACTGACGAACTCGATGAACCACTTTACCGACAAGATTAACCGCGACCCGTCCATTCTGGTGCGCGGCAGCGCCGCGCCGCCCCTCGGCCCGGGCGAAACCAAATGA
- a CDS encoding ABC-type transport auxiliary lipoprotein family protein: MRDRGFALLLLFTRMTRLFLAALAVTMLSSCALISPAQDDMQVAVIDKVPAALPQRQTHPATLLVLPPAINPVYDSVRMAYRTRPYQVEYFSRNEWGASPAQMLLPLLTRTLENTHYFDAVLTPPYFGPYRLALRTEILELTQDFTTEPATLQLALRAQLVERVSNRIIASRNLSLRQPMLQKTPYAGVVAANDATAQALQQIAEFVLENAQ; encoded by the coding sequence ATGAGAGACAGGGGATTCGCGCTGTTGCTGTTGTTTACCAGGATGACCCGGCTTTTTCTGGCGGCACTCGCCGTCACCATGCTGTCCAGCTGCGCGCTGATTTCCCCGGCGCAGGACGACATGCAGGTGGCGGTGATCGACAAGGTGCCGGCCGCACTCCCGCAACGGCAAACCCATCCGGCCACGCTGCTGGTGTTGCCGCCTGCCATCAACCCGGTTTACGACAGCGTGCGCATGGCCTACCGGACACGGCCCTACCAGGTGGAGTATTTCAGCCGCAACGAGTGGGGTGCCTCGCCGGCACAGATGCTGCTGCCGTTGCTGACCCGGACCCTGGAGAACACCCACTACTTTGACGCAGTGCTCACCCCACCCTACTTCGGCCCCTACCGTTTGGCGCTGCGCACCGAGATTCTGGAACTGACACAGGACTTCACCACCGAACCGGCAACCCTGCAGCTGGCCCTGCGGGCGCAGCTGGTCGAAAGGGTTTCGAACCGGATTATCGCCAGCAGGAACCTGTCGCTGCGCCAACCCATGCTGCAGAAAACCCCCTATGCGGGGGTTGTGGCTGCCAACGATGCCACCGCGCAGGCCCTGCAGCAGATCGCCGAATTTGTGCTGGAGAATGCGCAGTGA
- a CDS encoding carbonic anhydrase: protein MKDIIDGFLKFQRNAFPQRVKLFKDLATQQSPRALFISCSDSRLVPELVTQREPGDLFVIRNAGNIVPSYGPEPGGVSASVEYAVAALQVADIVICGHSDCGAMTAISTCKCLDHMPAVAGWLRYADSARVVNEARHHEDPHSKVRAMVRENVIAQLANIQTHPSVRLALEEGRVTLHGWIYDIESGRIDTFDGSTGKFVSLADNPQVHAVSHPPKHAA from the coding sequence ATGAAAGATATCATTGACGGCTTCCTGAAATTCCAGCGAAACGCCTTCCCGCAGCGGGTCAAGCTGTTCAAGGACCTGGCCACCCAGCAAAGCCCACGGGCGCTGTTCATCTCCTGCTCCGACAGCCGACTGGTGCCGGAACTGGTGACCCAGCGCGAGCCAGGCGACCTGTTCGTTATCCGCAATGCCGGCAACATCGTGCCGTCCTACGGCCCTGAGCCGGGCGGTGTATCCGCCTCGGTCGAGTACGCTGTCGCGGCGCTGCAAGTCGCGGACATCGTGATCTGCGGCCACTCGGACTGCGGCGCCATGACCGCCATCTCCACCTGCAAATGCCTGGACCACATGCCCGCCGTAGCCGGTTGGCTGCGCTACGCCGACTCCGCCCGGGTCGTCAACGAAGCCCGCCACCATGAGGACCCGCACAGCAAGGTCAGGGCCATGGTGCGTGAAAACGTCATCGCCCAGCTGGCCAATATCCAGACCCACCCGTCAGTACGCCTCGCCCTTGAAGAGGGGCGCGTCACCCTGCACGGCTGGATCTACGACATCGAGAGCGGCCGTATCGACACTTTCGATGGCAGCACCGGCAAGTTCGTGTCCCTCGCGGACAACCCGCAAGTACACGCTGTTTCCCATCCACCCAAGCACGCCGCCTGA
- a CDS encoding cytochrome b, whose amino-acid sequence MAALKNTEQRYGAVAIALHWLMALLLIALIVLGLYMSSLPDVGFNKDKVLLVLYHKEYGMLALGLAAVRLAWRVGNVLPALVQGLPDWQQVVARFVHLCFYGFMFALPISGWLMSSAAGIPVYVFGVRLPDLIPHNEYRYQLLIDIHQWLGYALIGFILLHAGAALRHHFLDRDNTLKKMLPGTGA is encoded by the coding sequence ATGGCCGCACTTAAAAACACGGAACAGCGCTACGGCGCCGTCGCCATTGCTCTGCACTGGCTGATGGCGCTGTTGCTGATTGCGCTGATCGTGCTGGGGCTGTACATGAGCAGCCTGCCGGATGTCGGGTTCAACAAGGACAAGGTCCTGCTGGTGCTCTACCACAAGGAGTACGGCATGCTGGCGTTGGGGCTGGCCGCGGTGCGGCTGGCGTGGCGTGTGGGCAATGTGTTGCCGGCGCTGGTGCAAGGCCTGCCGGACTGGCAGCAGGTGGTTGCGCGTTTTGTGCACCTGTGTTTTTACGGTTTCATGTTCGCCCTGCCGATCAGCGGCTGGCTGATGTCGTCGGCGGCCGGCATCCCGGTGTATGTGTTCGGGGTCCGGCTGCCGGATCTTATCCCCCACAATGAGTATCGCTACCAGCTGTTGATCGACATTCACCAGTGGCTGGGTTACGCACTGATCGGCTTTATCCTGCTGCACGCGGGCGCCGCGTTACGGCACCACTTCCTCGACCGGGATAACACCCTGAAAAAGATGCTGCCCGGCACCGGAGCTTAG
- a CDS encoding amidohydrolase family protein, with translation MDIIFRNVRIDDAQPLVDVGVQNGKIAAVTPTIAARAKQEIQGNGNVLIPGFVEGHLHLEKANVMHRKANRSGTLSEAIAVTAELKPTLTREDIVERSTQVLRTLVQAGSTHVRAHAEFDPSQGFTGLDVVLELRDRFRDFIDIQVVAFPQEGILKLPGMQEMMVEAMDKGADVVGGIPYNDISPVEHIDFVFDLAKRYDKDIDLHQDFADDAEHMTIEYVARKTLAEGYQGRVCVGHLTSLAAVAPERQAAIIELLRKAGISVMCLPATDLHLGARGDSHNVRRTLTPVRALRDGGVNICLATNNIRNAFTPYGTGDLLNIAQLALPACHLGGADDQATVLSMLTTSPAKALRLNNYGLAVGNDADLVLLDTRAVSDVILDLPARLMVLKRGRVVATFEQHRSVVF, from the coding sequence ATGGATATTATCTTTCGAAACGTGCGCATCGATGATGCGCAACCGTTGGTGGATGTAGGTGTGCAAAACGGCAAGATCGCCGCGGTTACCCCTACCATTGCAGCACGCGCAAAGCAGGAAATCCAAGGCAACGGGAATGTGCTGATCCCGGGGTTTGTCGAAGGCCACCTGCATCTGGAAAAAGCCAATGTCATGCATCGTAAGGCCAATCGCTCGGGTACCTTGAGTGAGGCCATTGCGGTGACTGCAGAACTCAAGCCCACGCTGACCCGAGAAGACATTGTGGAGCGTTCGACCCAGGTTTTGCGCACGCTGGTGCAGGCGGGCAGCACCCATGTCCGTGCCCACGCCGAGTTCGATCCGTCACAGGGATTCACCGGCCTGGATGTGGTGTTGGAACTGCGCGACAGATTCCGTGATTTCATTGATATCCAGGTGGTCGCTTTTCCGCAGGAAGGGATACTGAAGCTGCCCGGCATGCAGGAAATGATGGTCGAAGCCATGGACAAGGGCGCCGATGTCGTTGGCGGTATCCCTTACAACGATATTTCCCCCGTTGAGCACATCGACTTCGTCTTCGACCTGGCCAAGCGCTACGACAAGGACATCGATTTGCACCAGGATTTCGCCGATGATGCTGAGCACATGACGATCGAATACGTTGCCCGCAAGACCCTCGCCGAGGGTTATCAAGGGCGTGTCTGCGTTGGTCACCTTACAAGCCTGGCGGCCGTGGCACCCGAGCGGCAGGCAGCCATCATCGAGTTACTGCGCAAGGCCGGTATCAGCGTAATGTGCTTGCCCGCCACCGACCTGCATCTGGGCGCCCGCGGCGACAGCCATAACGTGCGCCGGACTTTGACCCCAGTGCGGGCACTGCGCGATGGCGGCGTGAACATCTGCCTGGCGACCAATAACATCCGCAATGCGTTCACCCCTTATGGCACGGGCGATCTGCTGAACATCGCGCAACTTGCCCTGCCTGCCTGCCATCTGGGCGGTGCGGATGACCAGGCCACGGTGCTCTCCATGCTTACCACAAGCCCGGCAAAAGCCCTGAGGTTGAATAATTACGGCCTGGCAGTGGGCAACGATGCGGACTTGGTGCTGCTGGACACCCGTGCGGTCAGTGATGTCATTCTCGATCTGCCGGCGCGGCTGATGGTGCTCAAGCGCGGTAGAGTTGTGGCGACATTCGAGCAACATCGCTCAGTGGTATTCTGA
- the cynR gene encoding transcriptional regulator CynR, with protein sequence MLARHIQYFLAVAEHLSFTRAAAALHVSQPALSQQVRQLEESLGAQLFDRSGRTTRLTDVGEVYLRYARRAAQELQEAKRAIHDVSDLSRGSLRVAVTPTFTTYLVGPLVEAFHGRYPSITMDVRELSQERMEELLLADLLDVGIAFEDVQAQDIEASPLLVETLALVVNNRHPLAKAQSIGLEALSAQSLVLLGTEFATREQIDRFCQQHGIHPQVRMEANAISAVIEIVRRTTLSTLLPTPIALAHEGLVALKLDPVRLQRTAVLMWRKGAYQSAAARAFIELAGEVAARLEGGQEE encoded by the coding sequence ATGCTTGCCCGACACATCCAGTACTTCCTCGCAGTGGCGGAGCATCTGAGCTTCACTCGGGCCGCGGCGGCCTTGCATGTATCCCAACCGGCCCTGTCGCAGCAGGTCAGGCAGTTGGAGGAAAGCCTTGGTGCGCAGTTGTTCGACCGCTCGGGGCGTACCACGCGGCTGACCGATGTGGGTGAGGTCTACCTGCGCTATGCACGCCGGGCAGCGCAGGAGCTACAGGAGGCCAAGCGCGCTATCCATGATGTCAGCGACCTCAGCCGAGGCTCGCTTCGGGTGGCGGTCACGCCAACCTTCACGACCTACCTGGTGGGCCCCTTGGTCGAAGCCTTTCACGGCCGTTATCCGTCTATCACCATGGACGTGCGGGAGCTGTCCCAGGAGCGCATGGAGGAGCTATTACTCGCGGATCTGCTGGATGTGGGGATCGCGTTCGAGGACGTGCAGGCCCAGGACATTGAGGCCAGCCCGCTCCTGGTCGAAACCCTGGCGCTGGTGGTCAATAACCGGCACCCCTTGGCCAAGGCGCAGTCCATCGGGCTGGAGGCACTGAGCGCGCAATCGCTGGTTCTGCTCGGTACGGAGTTTGCCACCCGCGAGCAGATTGATCGCTTCTGCCAGCAACACGGCATTCATCCCCAGGTGCGGATGGAGGCCAATGCCATCAGTGCGGTGATCGAAATCGTGCGCCGGACGACACTGTCGACCTTGCTACCCACGCCCATTGCGCTTGCCCATGAAGGCTTGGTGGCCCTCAAGCTCGATCCTGTTCGCCTACAGCGCACCGCCGTGCTGATGTGGCGCAAGGGCGCTTATCAAAGTGCCGCGGCGCGGGCATTCATCGAGCTGGCAGGGGAAGTGGCTGCGCGACTGGAGGGCGGTCAGGAAGAGTAG
- a CDS encoding DUF998 domain-containing protein, giving the protein MDRKPLDTEIDHHTAKFIVRFIALSLAILTDLLAPGVSISSISLSYHLTDNARNVFVGSLCVISAFLWSYNGYSLFQAVLSKVGEVAVAAVAFFPCDCFTGRGVEGAAREPTMTGIVHTASAILMLIILAIFCWLFYLRAKKKDSKEAKVRGRIYRICAVVMVGAMAAQLLDILGWIDFSGITHRLTYYVEATGLTAFGVAWLTASRMLPFITNEEERIKIELSGR; this is encoded by the coding sequence ATGGATAGGAAGCCACTAGACACAGAAATTGATCACCACACTGCTAAATTCATCGTGAGATTTATCGCTTTGTCACTTGCGATTTTAACGGACTTGCTGGCGCCTGGGGTCAGTATTAGCTCGATTAGTCTGTCATATCATTTAACGGATAATGCCAGAAATGTATTCGTTGGCTCTCTCTGCGTAATATCGGCTTTTCTCTGGTCGTATAATGGCTACTCTTTGTTTCAAGCTGTCTTAAGTAAAGTTGGGGAAGTCGCTGTCGCAGCAGTGGCATTTTTTCCATGCGATTGCTTTACCGGCCGGGGTGTTGAGGGGGCAGCCAGAGAACCCACGATGACTGGGATTGTCCATACGGCTTCGGCAATTTTAATGTTAATTATCCTCGCAATTTTTTGTTGGCTGTTTTACCTGAGAGCTAAAAAGAAAGACTCTAAAGAGGCGAAGGTTCGGGGGCGGATTTATAGAATCTGCGCCGTAGTTATGGTTGGCGCTATGGCCGCGCAGTTGCTCGATATTCTGGGCTGGATAGATTTTAGCGGTATTACTCACCGGTTGACTTACTATGTCGAAGCGACAGGGTTGACTGCATTTGGTGTGGCATGGCTGACAGCTAGTCGCATGTTGCCATTTATTACCAATGAAGAAGAGCGTATAAAAATCGAGCTTTCTGGAAGATAG